Within Zootoca vivipara chromosome 10, rZooViv1.1, whole genome shotgun sequence, the genomic segment TGCCTCCAattgatatttgttctgtttttaataagTCACACCGAGTAGTGTTTAACAAAACTTTAATTTCAATATCTCTTGTATAAGTAACAAAACTTGGGTTTGGCCACAACACACTTGAAAAACTGTTCTTTGGCTACAATTGTATGTTAAGTTTCCCAAATGCTTTGTTTACACTTAATAGGaactgaaggaaaagaaaaacctccCAGCATCACATAGCAATATGGCTACGCATCAGCATATATATAATTTAGAGAATGCTCCCCACTTTTATCAGTCACTATCAGTATTCtcataatagcagcagcagcagctaggtgTCTGCAACGTGTGTTCAAACCATATAAACGAATTATTTTGCAAACTAAATACAAAGGAAACCAGGAATCTTGCACAtggcagagatgggggggggggctgtgaccCTGGAGTAAGATTCCCATAGTCCCTCCTAGGACTGGTGGGAGCTGGCAGTCCCAACAGCATCAGGAGGGCTGCAAGGTCCCCACCCCAAGCATAAAAGCAGCAGCCCTGTGCACTGTTACGTTTGATTGATGGCATGAATAAATGGAATATTAGCAGCCATCTGTACACAGGGAAGTGAAGTAATTCTGGCTCCTGTTCATTGAACCTGTCTTTGGTTGAAAGCTAGAAAATACACAACCACGTCCAACTTTCAGCGCCTTTGATCAATACAAAAGTTGTAAAAGAACACTGTATAtcacttttttgaaaaaaaacaaaacccaaaacttGTGCAACATTAGCATGGTAGTGGTAGAACAGCATGCTACAGTGGTAGTCTCAGCAGGGATGAAGGTGCCTCTTGCTCTGATGAGGACCACTCCCCCCTCAAGTTTTTGCTCTCATTACGAGTTTGgagaaaagcagcaggaggaTAAGTCTCTTCAAAGCAGTGAGTGACTCATGCTGTACTTTCTCTAAACCTCAGCACAGATGAGAAAACTGTTTTGCATATGCCAGAGGATGGGGCAATTGATGACCACAAATAATGACTAGgcttgtaagtcaaaaaaatgaCTTGAGAGATACCTGTACTACTAAGTTTATCTTCTATTGGTAATTTTTTTTCTAAACAGTTTGGATGCCCAGCAAAATTTCAATACTGCCAAGCAGCAGTTAGCTACTGCTGACTTTTAAAGAGCCATGTATTGATCACACCTAAATGAGTGCTTGATTGAAGAAGGCACCAATCATgcaatctctccctccctcccccggcACTTAATAAGATAAAGAGAGAAATATCTGTGTGCTGGGAGTGCCAACGCTTCCCCCCAACATGCTCATCATTCATGTGAGGGCTGGAAAGGCATCAGGGTCACTGGATCCACTTATCTTTTAAATCCACTACAGCATTTGGTACCCCCAGGCAGGAACTTCACATATTTACACAGGAAAGATTTGTCCTTTGGGTAGAACATCCTTGCGATGTGCAAGGAACAGGACAATAAAGATCAAGTGGAGTAGCATCAAAATGTGAGCCCCAGCTAGGGCTACAAAAACCTCTCCAAATTCAGAGACCCTTATCCATGGCTCAGTGTGGAAGATGAACAAAGCGAGACCAACGGGCAACACCAAGCTGCTAATGGCCAAAAGGATGCAGGCCAGTTTGAATCCATCTCTGTCTTTCAAGCACAGGGCTTGCAAAACAACAGTGGCAACAAAGAGGCACAAGACTGGCGTAGAATACACACAGACCCTTGACAACACCAGTGCAACGTTGTTGATGCCCACCTCCTCCAAGTTCTTGAAGCATTCCAGTTTTTCTGCTTCCTGGTCCCACAAGCAGAAGTTGTAGAAGCCAATTTTTTTGGTGGGAGAGTCCACAATATCCCCAGCTTTCCAGATGAGGGCATAAAGCAGCAGAGCTACATAGCCAATTGCCAAGAAGAGATTATTCAGGTAGAAAAGCCATGGGCCAAACCTTGGCCACTGCAGACTAGTGCTGGGCTTAGCGATGTCTTTCGAGCATTTCTGTTGTATTTTCATCCTGGCCACCTGGTAGGAGAAAAATCACAAGTTTCAGTTTCAAGgggtcaaatccccacttagcctaGCCCCAAAGCCCACTTGGTGATATTAGGCCAGTCATATTCTCCGCCCGAGAGGATAAATAGCACAGAAAGGTGGAAAGACCATGTATGCCACCCAgagctttttaaaagataaaacatGCAGCTGGTTAATATATGTAAGTGTAGGGACAGTCTGGATTGACAGGTGTATGAAGTGCAGGAGGTATGCTAGTTACAGACTCTCTAAAAACAATAGGAGTAGGGAAAACAGGAAGAAGCTTTATAGTCACAGCCTCCCAgcaagttcccccccccaaacaagagAGTTGAGTTTCAAGGGGGTGGGCATCCCGGAAAACTTAGGCAATCCCATCCACCACCGACCCCGAATGTGTTTTTAAGTATACGCAATTTTGGCTTTGTGTGCTATCCCTGTAATCGCCTGTAATCGATAACTCGGGATTCAACATTGAGAGGTTCTGTGCACAACTTATCTTTACAGTGCTCAGCAGCATTTCCTGGTGGAGGGTGGTGGTTGTATGACGGGAACACCAGCTGGTGATTTAGCTTTCAAACAGCTACAAAAATGCTGCTACTGCAAGGAGTTCTTTCATTAACACCGGGAGTGGTGGGGAGATACATGCAACATTCAAATGTTCCTGTTGCCACTGATGACATGGGTGCTATTGaataggaatgggggggggcatattccaCTGCTTGCAGACTACAGTAATGGATGTGACGACATGTTGCCTTTTCCCAGCACTAAGATTAATGTGGTTTAAATGGGAAGGGCGAGGTGAGCAGCGTGGGTGCAAAATCCTGCAAAAAGCACCCCTACCTTGAACTGTGTGTGGGACCCTACAAAGTTATTCATGGGGATTGATGCAAAAGGATGCTTTTACTTCCAGTTGCAAAACATTTAAGTGACATTTGGTACATAAGGTACCAGAGTAATTTAAGACTGCTGTGACTAAGAAAAGGATTACAAAATCGAACTCATTGGCCTCGTTTGCATGCAAGGCTCTCTTGGGATTTTGAGAACGTGTCATGGATATCAGTCACAGGACAGCTGCTGTGGGGGCATGACATCACAAaatgcctcttgtgggagcatgACTTACTACAAACTGGCCATTGTATCTAAAAGA encodes:
- the TMEM140 gene encoding transmembrane protein 140, coding for MKIQQKCSKDIAKPSTSLQWPRFGPWLFYLNNLFLAIGYVALLLYALIWKAGDIVDSPTKKIGFYNFCLWDQEAEKLECFKNLEEVGINNVALVLSRVCVYSTPVLCLFVATVVLQALCLKDRDGFKLACILLAISSLVLPVGLALFIFHTEPWIRVSEFGEVFVALAGAHILMLLHLIFIVLFLAHRKDVLPKGQIFPV